The genomic interval TCCGACTATTTTTCCGAACGGGCGTGGATCATTCATTCTTGTGCGATGCATTTCTCGAAAAGCTCGGATAATCGATACACTTTGTTTTTCTTTAGCCAACGTAACTGTTTGTTTTTCTTCCTTTCTTCCATAAAAACGCATGCAAACCCCGACAAGCGCATTACCTAAATAATGGGCTGCTGCCAAGACAATCCCCAATTTCACATCATAGAAAAAACCCACTGATACAGCGCCAAAAATGAAAAGCGGACTAGAAGCATTTGTAAATGATACGAGCCGTTCAGCCTGTATCTGTGTTAGCTGATTTTGTTCCCGAAGCCGCGCTGTGATTTTTGCACCTGTCGGATAACCACTGGCCATACCCATTGCCCAAGCAAAACTGCCGGCCCCTGGTACGTTAAATAAAGGGCGCATGATTGGCTCACATAGTACACCGATGAATTTAACAAAGCCAAAGCCAATCAATAGTTCAGCCGTAATAAAAAAGGGCAATAAAGATGGAAAAACAATTTCCCACCACATATTCAGTCCCCGTATGCTTGCTTCAAGAGACTGATCGGGGTACTTTATTAAGGAGATGGCAATAAAAGCGGTGATACCTGTCAATGCAATTGTTTTTATTTGCTGTTTCAATGTCCGGCCTCCTAAGAACGAGCTAATCCTGTACTTCTTTTCCTGATAGTAGTAGAATAATCCTAGCTTATTTTATAGTGCGTTAATTGTAGGTTATTAAATGAATGTACAAGTCTATATCAATATACGCACATACAGCCCATTTTTATGACATACACTTTTGAATACACTCCAAAAGAGTTACCGGTGGAAGGTGAAAGGAGTTTTACGGTGCAATTTACAAAAAGACATATTATCACCATGATTGCCGTGATGGCTATTGCTTTATTTATTTCGATTTATAAATTACCTTATTATGTTTATAAGCCTGGCGGTGCTGATGCACTCAATTCGATTGTTCAAGTCGAAAATGGCCATAAAAGTGAGGGGGACATGCACCTGGTCACAATTCGTGGAGGCC from Lentibacillus cibarius carries:
- the ylbJ gene encoding sporulation integral membrane protein YlbJ — protein: MKQQIKTIALTGITAFIAISLIKYPDQSLEASIRGLNMWWEIVFPSLLPFFITAELLIGFGFVKFIGVLCEPIMRPLFNVPGAGSFAWAMGMASGYPTGAKITARLREQNQLTQIQAERLVSFTNASSPLFIFGAVSVGFFYDVKLGIVLAAAHYLGNALVGVCMRFYGRKEEKQTVTLAKEKQSVSIIRAFREMHRTRMNDPRPFGKIVGDAVLNSIQTLVMVGGFIILFSVFTKLLYIVGISQAVSVLFQYLLKIASIPVELALPMLSGLFEITLGTNLISQSDAANLLEKIIVVSFILGFNGLSVQAQVASIIAPSDIRFAPYFFARILHGLFAAVLTGVFYTPLYLNRTSFDFKGVPVSSGPQEETWMQFLYLFAEIGPIITFSFLFIAFLILVKRWRNS